The following are encoded in a window of Massilia sp. R2A-15 genomic DNA:
- a CDS encoding DUF2721 domain-containing protein, translating to MNIQISDIGHVIQLAIAPVFLLTGVATKLTVLTNRLARIIDRSRVLEDRLEIGPHDDYQSELDILYGRAHLINTAITLSTGCGLLICLVIAMLFLGDTTSLPLDKYIAGCFVLAMVALIGSFVFLLREIFIASKHMRLAHDVRRALAK from the coding sequence ATGAATATCCAGATCAGCGACATCGGCCACGTGATCCAGCTGGCCATCGCGCCAGTGTTCCTGCTGACCGGCGTGGCCACCAAGCTGACGGTGCTCACCAACCGGCTGGCGCGCATCATCGACCGCTCGCGCGTGCTCGAGGACCGGCTTGAAATCGGACCGCACGACGATTACCAGTCCGAGCTCGACATCCTGTACGGCCGCGCGCACCTGATCAACACCGCGATCACGCTGTCGACCGGCTGCGGCCTCCTGATCTGCCTCGTCATCGCGATGCTGTTCTTGGGCGACACCACCAGCCTGCCGCTCGACAAATACATCGCCGGCTGCTTCGTGCTGGCGATGGTCGCGCTGATCGGCAGCTTCGTCTTCCTGCTGCGCGAGATTTTCATCGCCTCCAAACACATGCGGCTCGCACATGACGTGCGCCGCGCGCTGGCCAAGTAA
- the pip gene encoding prolyl aminopeptidase: MHEAPPSLFPTILPHRHGMLDVDPLHTIYWEEVGNPNGAPVLFLHGGPGAGLSPQHRRFFDPEHYRIILFDQRGAGKSTPLGEWRNNTTQLLIEDIETLRVKFGIEQWLVFGGSWGSTLALAYGQAHPERCLGFILRGIFLCTATEIDWFLHGVQWFYPELYDEFVAPIPEAERGDLLKAYTTRMLCDDPDVYWPAARAWSRFEGRRVFLLPQPEEAVSDTLDLGVGRLESHYMANLGFLEEGQLMRDLHRIAHLPAVIVQGRYDVICPPVSAYRLHQAWPGSQLRMIPDAGHGALEKGISAALVAATEQFKRLGRFE; this comes from the coding sequence ATGCACGAAGCTCCGCCGTCGCTGTTCCCGACCATCCTGCCGCACCGCCACGGCATGCTCGATGTCGATCCGCTGCACACCATCTACTGGGAAGAGGTCGGCAATCCGAACGGCGCGCCGGTGCTGTTCCTGCACGGCGGCCCGGGCGCCGGCCTGTCGCCGCAGCACCGCCGCTTCTTCGATCCCGAGCACTACCGCATCATCCTGTTCGACCAGCGCGGCGCCGGCAAGTCGACGCCGCTGGGCGAGTGGCGCAACAACACCACCCAGCTGCTGATCGAGGACATCGAAACGCTACGCGTCAAGTTCGGCATCGAGCAGTGGCTCGTGTTCGGCGGCTCGTGGGGCTCGACGCTGGCGCTGGCGTACGGCCAGGCGCACCCCGAGCGCTGCCTCGGCTTCATCCTGCGCGGGATTTTTCTGTGCACCGCCACCGAAATCGACTGGTTCCTGCACGGCGTTCAGTGGTTCTATCCCGAACTTTACGATGAATTCGTCGCGCCGATTCCCGAAGCCGAACGGGGCGACCTGCTGAAAGCCTACACAACGCGCATGCTGTGCGACGACCCGGACGTGTACTGGCCGGCGGCGCGCGCCTGGAGCCGCTTCGAAGGGCGCCGCGTGTTCCTGCTGCCGCAGCCGGAAGAGGCGGTGTCGGACACGCTCGACCTGGGCGTCGGCCGGCTCGAATCGCACTACATGGCCAACCTCGGCTTCCTCGAAGAGGGCCAGCTGATGCGCGACCTTCATCGCATCGCCCACCTGCCGGCCGTGATCGTGCAGGGCCGCTACGACGTGATCTGCCCGCCGGTGTCGGCCTACCGCCTGCACCAGGCCTGGCCCGGATCGCAGCTGCGCATGATCCCGGACGCCGGCCACGGCGCGCTGGAAAAGGGCATTTCGGCGGCGCTGGTGGCGGCCACCGAGCAGTTCAAGCGCCTCGGCCGCTTCGAATAA
- a CDS encoding type II toxin-antitoxin system VapC family toxin has product MTYLLDTNVISEFRKGDRCNRGVRAFFENTADAELFLPVQVIGEIRAGIARAARKNDLRKVEMYEQWLEALLEHYGHRVIEFDADSAQVWGALLSDAKKDPHTVDKQIAAIALIRDMTLVTRDGGGGFRSIADASLKILNPFTDVAHGP; this is encoded by the coding sequence ATGACCTATCTCCTCGACACCAATGTGATTTCGGAGTTCCGCAAGGGCGACCGCTGCAACCGGGGTGTGCGGGCTTTTTTTGAAAACACCGCCGATGCTGAACTGTTCCTGCCTGTTCAGGTAATTGGTGAGATACGCGCCGGGATTGCCAGGGCCGCACGAAAGAATGACCTTCGCAAAGTCGAAATGTATGAGCAGTGGCTTGAAGCGCTGTTGGAACACTATGGCCATCGAGTCATCGAATTTGATGCGGATTCCGCGCAGGTCTGGGGTGCCTTGCTTTCCGATGCCAAAAAAGATCCGCACACCGTCGATAAACAAATTGCGGCTATTGCGCTGATCCGGGACATGACGCTTGTCACTCGCGACGGCGGCGGCGGATTCAGGTCGATTGCCGATGCGTCCTTGAAGATTTTGAATCCGTTCACGGACGTCGCGCACGGTCCCTGA
- a CDS encoding DNA-binding protein → MPQLLVRDLNQDLVDALKRRAASHGRSAEAEHREILRLTLIDQPAKRPLKELLAAMPYFDDDELFDVR, encoded by the coding sequence ATGCCTCAACTACTCGTTCGCGATTTGAACCAGGATCTAGTCGATGCGCTCAAGCGCCGCGCCGCGTCTCACGGGCGCAGTGCCGAGGCGGAGCACCGGGAGATTCTTCGGCTCACGCTGATAGACCAACCCGCAAAGCGTCCGTTGAAGGAGCTTCTCGCAGCCATGCCTTATTTCGACGACGACGAATTGTTCGACGTCCGATAG
- a CDS encoding amino acid deaminase: MNTLPHDGLALGALEEQLLQPGVKGLPITAPLRQGAIGVQGWNVLHADTSFPVAVLKSSALRHNLDWMRRFCAQYGATLAPHGKTTMSPQLFGAQLANGAWGITLASATQVQMAHRFGVRRVLLANQLVAKADIHSVLTLMHEDPDFEFFALVDSLEGVERLAAAVAAHPLARPLPLLVELGLPGKRAGCRSEADALALARAVAQASGLQLAGFEGYEGLLVSNDRAGDVKQVDDFLARLAALVRAADEEQLFMGCAQILLSAGGSGYFDLVARGFAGVGALSRPVLPVLRSGCYLTSDHGSYLRQIGDLDAREGGHPALGGEALKPALEVWSMVQSRPEPRLAILTMGKRDASYDIDLPVPLFSHRPGPGAPAALPAGCSIVKMNDQHAYLTLPDGVDLQVGDLVGCGISHPCTTFDKWPLLLAVDDDYTVRYAINTFF; encoded by the coding sequence ATGAATACACTGCCGCACGACGGACTGGCGCTGGGCGCACTGGAAGAACAACTGCTGCAGCCTGGCGTGAAGGGCCTGCCGATCACCGCGCCGCTGCGCCAGGGCGCGATCGGCGTGCAGGGCTGGAACGTGCTCCATGCCGACACCAGCTTCCCGGTCGCGGTGCTGAAATCCTCGGCGCTGCGCCACAACCTGGACTGGATGCGGCGCTTCTGCGCGCAGTACGGCGCCACCCTCGCGCCGCACGGCAAGACCACCATGAGCCCGCAGCTGTTCGGCGCCCAGCTGGCCAACGGCGCCTGGGGCATCACCCTGGCCAGCGCCACCCAGGTCCAGATGGCGCACCGCTTCGGCGTGCGCCGCGTGCTGCTGGCCAACCAGCTGGTCGCGAAGGCCGACATCCACAGCGTGCTGACCCTGATGCACGAGGATCCCGATTTCGAATTTTTTGCGCTGGTCGATTCGCTCGAAGGCGTGGAACGGCTGGCCGCAGCGGTAGCCGCGCATCCGCTCGCGCGGCCTTTGCCGCTGCTGGTCGAGCTGGGCTTGCCGGGCAAGCGCGCCGGCTGCCGCAGCGAGGCCGACGCGCTGGCGCTGGCGCGCGCGGTGGCGCAGGCGAGCGGCCTGCAGCTGGCCGGCTTCGAAGGCTACGAAGGCCTGCTGGTGTCGAACGACCGCGCCGGCGACGTGAAGCAGGTCGACGATTTCCTCGCGCGCCTCGCGGCGCTGGTGCGCGCCGCCGACGAGGAGCAGCTGTTCATGGGCTGCGCGCAGATCCTGCTGTCGGCGGGCGGCTCCGGCTACTTCGACCTGGTCGCGCGCGGTTTTGCCGGCGTCGGCGCGCTGTCGCGTCCCGTGCTGCCGGTGCTGCGCAGCGGCTGCTACCTGACCAGCGACCACGGCTCCTACCTGCGCCAGATCGGCGACCTCGATGCGCGCGAAGGCGGCCACCCGGCCCTCGGTGGCGAGGCGCTCAAACCGGCGCTGGAAGTGTGGAGCATGGTGCAGTCGCGCCCCGAACCGCGGCTGGCCATCCTCACGATGGGCAAGCGCGACGCCTCCTACGACATCGACCTGCCGGTCCCGCTGTTCAGCCATCGTCCCGGCCCCGGCGCGCCGGCTGCGCTGCCGGCCGGCTGCAGCATCGTCAAGATGAACGACCAGCACGCCTATCTCACGCTGCCGGACGGGGTCGACCTGCAGGTGGGCGACCTGGTCGGCTGCGGCATATCCCATCCGTGCACTACTTTCGACAAGTGGCCGCTGCTGCTGGCGGTGGACGACGATTACACCGTGCGCTACGCGATCAATACCTTCTTCTGA
- a CDS encoding AAA family ATPase, which produces MALTAKPYLREVSIRPGADIDPDRYPFGIPAVREMGTLALHPDVTFFVGENGAGKSTMLEAIAVAMGLPAEGGSRNVNRQQQEVSPLQDALRLVKGYKAPRWSYFLRAESAFDVISYMDSLPGHRKPSLHLRSHGEAFMELLLDLEDNGFYLLDEPEAALSPNRQLAALSAIDQLVKRGSQFIIATHSPILLAYPNAKILVFDQSGLTETAYEDTEHYAVTRDFLNHYERRLQQLLEDDQDNE; this is translated from the coding sequence ATGGCCCTCACCGCCAAACCCTACCTGCGCGAAGTGTCGATCCGCCCCGGCGCCGACATCGATCCCGATCGCTACCCGTTCGGCATCCCCGCCGTGCGCGAAATGGGCACGTTGGCGCTGCACCCGGACGTGACGTTTTTCGTCGGCGAAAACGGCGCCGGTAAATCGACCATGCTGGAGGCGATCGCGGTGGCGATGGGCCTGCCGGCCGAAGGCGGCTCGCGCAACGTCAATCGCCAGCAACAGGAAGTGTCGCCGCTGCAGGATGCGCTGCGCCTGGTCAAGGGCTACAAGGCGCCACGCTGGTCCTACTTCCTGCGCGCCGAAAGCGCCTTCGATGTCATCAGCTACATGGACTCGCTGCCGGGCCATCGGAAACCATCGCTGCACCTGCGCTCGCACGGCGAAGCGTTCATGGAGCTGCTGCTCGACCTCGAGGACAACGGCTTCTACCTGCTCGACGAGCCGGAGGCCGCGCTGTCGCCCAACCGCCAGCTGGCCGCGCTCTCCGCGATCGACCAATTGGTGAAACGCGGCTCGCAATTCATCATCGCCACCCATTCGCCCATCCTGCTGGCCTATCCGAACGCTAAAATACTGGTGTTCGACCAGTCCGGCCTCACCGAGACGGCCTACGAGGACACCGAGCACTACGCGGTCACCCGCGACTTCCTCAACCACTACGAGCGCCGGCTGCAGCAACTGCTGGAGGACGACCAGGACAACGAATGA
- the phbB gene encoding acetoacetyl-CoA reductase yields the protein MSRVALVTGGMGGLGEAVCIKLAALGYTVVTTYSPGNPKVEGWLASTKEMGYNFKAYECDVADYDSAERAVAKITAEVGPIDVLVNNAGITRDMTFKKMDKPNWDAVMRTNLDSVFNMTKPVCDGMVERGWGRIINISSVNGQKGAFGQTNYSAAKAGVHGFTKALALEVARKGVTVNTISPGYIGTKMVMAIDKEVLDTKIIPQIPMARLGKPEEVAGLVAYLSSDEAAFVTGANIAINGGQHMS from the coding sequence ATGTCGAGAGTTGCATTGGTAACCGGCGGTATGGGTGGTTTGGGTGAAGCGGTGTGCATCAAGCTGGCCGCGCTGGGATACACGGTCGTGACGACCTATTCGCCGGGTAATCCGAAAGTCGAAGGCTGGCTGGCCTCGACCAAGGAGATGGGCTACAACTTCAAGGCCTACGAGTGCGACGTGGCCGATTACGATTCGGCCGAGCGGGCGGTCGCCAAGATCACCGCCGAAGTCGGGCCGATCGACGTGCTGGTCAACAACGCCGGCATCACGCGCGACATGACGTTCAAGAAGATGGACAAGCCGAACTGGGACGCCGTGATGCGCACCAACCTCGACTCCGTGTTCAACATGACCAAGCCGGTGTGCGACGGCATGGTCGAGCGCGGCTGGGGCCGGATCATCAACATCTCGTCGGTCAACGGCCAGAAGGGCGCGTTCGGCCAGACCAACTACTCGGCGGCCAAGGCCGGCGTGCACGGCTTCACCAAGGCGCTGGCGCTGGAAGTGGCGCGCAAGGGCGTGACGGTCAACACCATCTCGCCAGGCTACATCGGCACCAAGATGGTCATGGCGATCGACAAGGAAGTGCTGGACACGAAGATCATCCCGCAGATTCCGATGGCGCGCCTGGGCAAGCCGGAAGAAGTGGCGGGCCTGGTGGCCTACCTGTCGTCGGACGAAGCGGCATTCGTCACCGGCGCCAACATCGCCATCAACGGCGGGCAGCACATGTCGTAA